Below is a genomic region from Pseudoruegeria sp. SHC-113.
TCAACCGTCCTCGGCGTAGGCACCGGCGGAATAGGTCAGCTCGTAGGAGTGGCTGTAGAGCTCCACGAGATTGCCGAAAGGATCTTCGCAATAGACCATCCGGTAGGGTTTCTGGCCCGGATAATACTTGCGCACCTGCTGCATCCGCTGCCGCCCGCCATGGGCCTCGATGCGCTTCACGCGCCCTTCAAGATCGTCGTCCTGCAGGCAGAAATGGAAGATGCCGGGCTTCCAGTATTCAAACGGGGGCGGCGTATCTTCGGTGTTGGGAAACTCGAACAGCTCGATCCCGGTGCCATCGCCGGTGGAGAGATGCGCGATGCGAAAGCGCCCCCAGCCGGGTCCGAAAACGTCATCGCACATCACACCGATGGCGCTGTCGTCCTGCACCACCT
It encodes:
- a CDS encoding lactoylglutathione lyase family protein → MPAVTFSHIGITVPDLERAVEFYTKAFDFYVIMPPSEVVQDDSAIGVMCDDVFGPGWGRFRIAHLSTGDGTGIELFEFPNTEDTPPPFEYWKPGIFHFCLQDDDLEGRVKRIEAHGGRQRMQQVRKYYPGQKPYRMVYCEDPFGNLVELYSHSYELTYSAGAYAEDG